Proteins from a genomic interval of Diaminobutyricimonas aerilata:
- a CDS encoding polysaccharide pyruvyl transferase family protein translates to MTHAIFVPGVGQYDNIGDIILRRQLLDWLRPLGTLHVYVGPAPAGYTEGLRLAPDDVVYRSFGAWYRAGLATAARARTSYVFKPGEIQLSLIGMKEHVGMLPLLSLVRARGGVVARVGVGARNNAAVPRALMAPSIALSNLTAWRDGETAAYLGGRVMPDLAFGEGEAVIDESLPRDTLVVSMRSDRDEPSAAWIAGVRDFADRRALRVVAVTQVLRDSARSRDLADRLGGEVLDWDGTDHAGQEERLRELYRRSAVAVSDRLHVLLAAFTEGAVPVAPLVDRSGKIARHFAAGGVTDIAFPTAGMDAAAITERIATVADRRAELFAALPTARADLAAVRGDLERALGGTRSAEPAEAVRQA, encoded by the coding sequence ATGACTCACGCGATCTTCGTGCCCGGAGTGGGCCAGTACGACAACATCGGCGACATCATCCTGCGCCGCCAGCTGCTCGACTGGCTGCGGCCGCTCGGCACCCTCCACGTCTACGTCGGCCCCGCCCCGGCCGGCTACACGGAGGGGCTGCGCCTGGCGCCCGACGACGTCGTGTACCGCTCCTTCGGCGCCTGGTATCGGGCGGGACTCGCGACCGCCGCGCGCGCTCGCACCTCGTACGTGTTCAAGCCGGGCGAGATCCAGCTGAGCCTCATCGGCATGAAGGAGCACGTCGGCATGCTGCCGCTGCTCTCGCTCGTGCGGGCGCGCGGCGGTGTCGTCGCCCGGGTGGGAGTCGGAGCGCGCAACAACGCGGCCGTGCCGCGCGCGCTCATGGCCCCGTCGATCGCCCTGTCGAACCTGACCGCCTGGCGCGACGGCGAGACCGCGGCCTACCTCGGCGGCCGGGTCATGCCCGATCTCGCCTTCGGCGAGGGCGAGGCGGTCATCGACGAGTCGCTCCCCCGCGACACGCTCGTCGTGTCGATGCGCAGCGATCGGGACGAACCCTCCGCGGCCTGGATCGCCGGCGTGCGCGACTTCGCCGACCGGCGGGCGTTACGGGTCGTCGCGGTCACGCAGGTGCTGCGCGACTCCGCACGATCCCGCGATCTCGCGGACCGGCTCGGCGGAGAGGTGCTCGACTGGGACGGCACCGACCACGCCGGGCAGGAGGAACGCCTCCGGGAGCTCTACCGGCGCTCCGCGGTCGCCGTGAGCGACCGCCTCCACGTACTGCTCGCCGCCTTCACCGAAGGCGCCGTGCCCGTCGCGCCGCTCGTGGACCGGTCGGGCAAGATCGCCCGGCACTTCGCCGCGGGCGGGGTGACCGACATCGCCTTCCCGACCGCGGGGATGGATGCCGCCGCGATCACCGAGCGCATCGCGACCGTGGCCGATCGACGCGCCGAGCTCTTCGCGGCGCTGCCGACGGCGCGCGCCGACCTCGCGGCCGTGCGCGGCGACCTGGAACGTGCGCTCGGTGGGACCCGCAGCGCCGAACCCGCCGAGGCGGTGCGGCAGGCGTGA
- a CDS encoding glycosyltransferase, whose protein sequence is MAGSSVAGARRKLLLVASTGGHLAQLVRLAPGLGASDDSLWVTFRSPQSESLLAGKRVLYVPYVRPRDFAGVLNTYRTVSALLKRERFAQAVSTGAAIALAALPAARRHGVPTLYIESISRVQGPSLSGRVLAATRFAELRTQHPSWAGGRWGTHPAVLATYRRREVSRTAERPRLFVTLGTIEGYRFDAMIDAVLATGLADERTVWQLGFSAGRTDLPGQVYEQVSAAEFERYAREADVVVTHAGVGTILGLLEMGVHPVAVVRRSARNEHVDDHQAQIAALIGELRVGSGVEVDDLDADTIRAAARYRIDIDGTSEAARVSAGN, encoded by the coding sequence ATGGCCGGATCGAGCGTGGCTGGGGCGCGCCGCAAGCTGCTCCTCGTGGCATCGACGGGCGGGCACCTCGCCCAACTGGTGCGACTGGCGCCCGGTCTCGGGGCCTCCGACGACTCCCTCTGGGTGACCTTCCGCTCCCCGCAGAGCGAATCGCTGCTCGCGGGCAAGCGCGTGCTGTACGTGCCGTATGTGCGCCCGCGCGACTTCGCCGGCGTGCTCAACACGTACCGCACGGTGAGCGCGCTGCTGAAGCGCGAGCGCTTCGCCCAGGCGGTGAGCACGGGCGCCGCCATCGCCCTCGCCGCGCTTCCCGCGGCGCGACGTCACGGCGTGCCGACCCTCTACATCGAGAGCATCTCGCGCGTGCAGGGTCCGTCGCTGTCCGGGCGGGTGCTCGCGGCGACGCGGTTCGCCGAACTGCGCACCCAGCACCCGAGCTGGGCCGGCGGCCGGTGGGGCACCCACCCCGCGGTGCTCGCGACCTACCGCCGCCGTGAGGTGAGCCGCACCGCGGAGCGACCGCGCCTGTTCGTGACCCTCGGCACGATCGAGGGGTACCGGTTCGACGCCATGATCGACGCCGTCCTGGCCACGGGCCTCGCGGACGAGCGCACCGTCTGGCAACTCGGCTTCTCGGCCGGTCGCACCGATCTGCCCGGCCAGGTGTACGAGCAGGTCTCCGCGGCGGAGTTCGAACGGTACGCGCGCGAAGCGGATGTCGTGGTCACTCACGCGGGTGTCGGCACCATCCTCGGTCTGCTCGAGATGGGCGTGCACCCCGTGGCGGTGGTGCGCCGCTCGGCGCGGAACGAGCACGTCGACGACCACCAGGCGCAGATCGCCGCTCTCATCGGGGAGCTGCGTGTCGGGTCCGGCGTCGAGGTCGACGATCTCGATGCCGACACCATCCGGGCCGCCGCGCGGTACCGCATCGACATCGACGGCACGTCCGAGGCGGCGCGCGTCTCGGCCGGCAACTGA
- a CDS encoding polysaccharide biosynthesis tyrosine autokinase has protein sequence MQSSVIGRMFRKFWVLMVALAIVGLGAAALVSAIMTPVYTSETKLFVSVQTTAAATPSDLVQGNNFAAQKTAAYLEIVPSERVLGPVIDQLGLDETTAELAQRVSATTEPQSVVITIAANADTATAAADLAEAVSDTFSEVVTNELELPVGGGISPVRIEVLESATLAEEPSSPNLLLNLALGGFIGLVAGVVAALVLVLLDKRVRGAREAEQISGRAVLGGLQADRISSRGQLVVYENPVGASAEAYRALRTNLEFVARHGNKKVFLVTSSREGEGKTTTAANLALTMARNGSRVVVVDADLRSPGIAARLGVPSARGLSEVLAGALDAGDALLRSPHDQVTVLPAGERPDNPAELLGSERMSTLIAALAAAFDVVIIDSPAALPVTDAAVLSGQVDGTIVVAAAGRVKQSELASTLEVLRNIQAPVAGVVVTMLPRRGPDSQVYGAATAVRSDETVATPHG, from the coding sequence GTGCAGTCGAGCGTCATCGGGCGGATGTTCCGCAAGTTCTGGGTGCTCATGGTCGCGCTCGCGATCGTGGGCCTCGGCGCCGCGGCACTCGTCTCCGCCATCATGACGCCGGTCTACACGTCGGAGACGAAGTTGTTCGTGTCCGTGCAGACCACCGCCGCGGCGACCCCGAGCGACCTGGTGCAGGGCAACAACTTCGCCGCGCAGAAGACCGCCGCCTACCTCGAGATCGTGCCGAGCGAACGCGTGCTCGGGCCCGTCATCGACCAGCTCGGCCTCGATGAGACGACCGCCGAACTCGCACAGCGGGTGAGCGCGACGACCGAGCCGCAGAGCGTGGTCATCACGATCGCCGCGAACGCCGACACCGCCACCGCGGCGGCCGACCTCGCCGAGGCGGTCTCCGACACGTTCTCCGAGGTCGTCACGAACGAACTCGAACTCCCCGTCGGCGGCGGCATCAGCCCCGTCCGCATCGAAGTGCTCGAGAGCGCGACGCTCGCCGAGGAGCCGTCCTCCCCCAACCTCCTGCTCAACCTCGCGCTCGGCGGATTCATCGGCCTCGTCGCCGGCGTCGTCGCCGCGCTCGTGCTCGTGCTGCTCGACAAGCGCGTGCGCGGCGCTCGCGAGGCCGAACAGATCAGCGGCCGCGCCGTGCTCGGCGGGCTGCAGGCCGACCGCATCTCCTCCCGCGGTCAGCTCGTCGTGTACGAGAACCCGGTCGGCGCCTCCGCGGAGGCGTACCGGGCGCTGCGCACCAACCTCGAGTTCGTGGCGCGCCACGGCAACAAGAAGGTGTTCCTCGTGACCTCGTCGCGCGAGGGCGAGGGCAAGACGACGACCGCGGCCAACCTCGCGCTCACGATGGCGCGCAACGGCTCCCGTGTCGTCGTGGTCGACGCCGACCTGCGCTCCCCCGGCATCGCGGCACGGCTGGGCGTGCCGTCCGCTCGCGGTCTGAGCGAGGTGCTCGCCGGCGCGCTCGACGCCGGGGACGCGCTGCTGCGGTCGCCGCACGACCAGGTGACCGTGCTGCCCGCGGGCGAGCGCCCGGACAACCCGGCCGAGCTCCTCGGCTCTGAGCGCATGTCCACGCTCATCGCCGCTCTCGCGGCCGCCTTCGACGTCGTCATCATCGACTCCCCCGCCGCGCTTCCGGTGACGGATGCGGCGGTGCTCAGCGGACAGGTCGACGGCACGATCGTCGTGGCCGCCGCCGGGCGCGTGAAGCAGAGCGAGCTCGCCTCGACCCTCGAGGTGCTCCGCAACATCCAGGCCCCCGTCGCCGGTGTCGTCGTCACGATGCTGCCGAGGCGCGGGCCGGACTCCCAGGTCTACGGAGCGGCCACGGCCGTTCGCTCCGACGAAACGGTCGCCACCCCTCACGGGTGA
- a CDS encoding alpha/beta hydrolase, producing MTRRRSVVAAAALVVVALSGCASGGDASDGGGSASRVEHLTAEPYRSIDGQELLADACLPAEGEQTDRPAMVLLHGGGFEEGGRDKGGMPRLCDEFAQRGIVGVSIDYRLLPAASYPAQVEDAAAAVAWLREPAQVERYGLDPARIGVLGSSAGAIIAQSLGTAGEGSLDAGSRVRLVVSLSGASDLTPDALDKGEPSPEAQQVIQAYLGCLGEDYTACGSTDAASPQTQVDASDAPMLLMNGDRELVPVEQLEGMEQALRAAGVDVQTVVEPGAKHGTQLMTSSNVRTMLDFVEERL from the coding sequence GTGACCCGTCGTCGGTCGGTCGTCGCGGCGGCGGCCCTCGTGGTCGTCGCGCTCTCCGGGTGCGCGTCCGGGGGCGACGCCTCGGACGGCGGAGGCTCCGCGTCGCGCGTCGAGCACCTCACCGCCGAGCCGTACCGCTCGATCGACGGGCAGGAGCTGCTCGCCGACGCGTGCCTGCCCGCCGAGGGCGAGCAGACGGACCGCCCCGCCATGGTGCTGCTGCACGGCGGAGGATTCGAAGAGGGCGGCCGCGACAAGGGCGGCATGCCCCGCCTGTGCGACGAGTTCGCCCAGCGCGGCATCGTCGGGGTGTCGATCGACTACCGCCTGCTGCCCGCCGCGTCGTACCCGGCGCAGGTCGAGGACGCGGCCGCCGCCGTCGCCTGGCTGCGCGAGCCGGCGCAGGTCGAACGCTACGGGCTGGATCCGGCGCGGATCGGCGTGCTCGGCAGCTCCGCGGGCGCGATCATCGCCCAGAGTCTCGGCACGGCGGGCGAGGGGTCCCTCGACGCCGGTTCGCGCGTGCGGCTCGTGGTGTCGCTGTCGGGGGCGTCGGACCTGACACCGGACGCGCTGGACAAGGGCGAGCCGAGCCCGGAGGCGCAGCAGGTCATCCAGGCCTACCTCGGTTGCCTCGGGGAGGACTACACCGCGTGCGGCAGCACCGACGCCGCCTCGCCGCAGACCCAGGTCGACGCGAGCGACGCGCCGATGCTGCTGATGAACGGCGATCGGGAACTCGTCCCCGTCGAACAGCTCGAAGGCATGGAGCAGGCGCTCCGGGCCGCCGGCGTCGACGTGCAGACGGTCGTCGAGCCCGGCGCGAAGCACGGAACGCAGCTCATGACGTCGTCGAACGTGCGCACGATGCTCGACTTCGTCGAGGAGCGATTGTGA
- a CDS encoding acyltransferase family protein: MDPNRRASWLVRPDVGHRDWVDFAKGLAIVLVAYFHAVLMLRTVEVDSGGGRLKVLLEMFPMPTFFIIAGLFSARLLTWTLSEAWRRRILLYLYLYALWSVIRFVFYWIVPGASGEVGEISAQNPLGLAAILVWPSSSYWFIYALAIFTFVTWAIRRLPVWVQITSAAVISSLFSSGLINTTNVGWNRIGAYLVFFVAGVHFSKWIVRAAPKARWWHVVAFGAGALAVVALLLLLRGTHIPGLALIGQVCAVGLGIAVSVQLVRVRPLAFVSHLGANSYQIYLIHLFVIAASVVLVSLVAGDHTPRIVALLLSVTVAAVAIYLSLVIARLTRRFSWLYVLPRRRSRRPRSTSGAPDPSPAASETRAAP; encoded by the coding sequence GTGGACCCGAACCGTCGCGCATCCTGGCTCGTACGACCCGACGTCGGCCACCGCGACTGGGTCGACTTCGCCAAGGGCCTGGCGATCGTGCTCGTGGCCTATTTCCACGCCGTGCTCATGCTGCGCACGGTCGAGGTCGACAGCGGCGGCGGGCGGCTCAAGGTGCTGCTCGAGATGTTCCCCATGCCGACGTTCTTCATCATCGCGGGGCTCTTCAGCGCACGCCTGCTCACCTGGACGCTCTCCGAGGCGTGGCGGCGCCGCATCCTGCTCTACCTGTACCTCTACGCCCTGTGGTCGGTCATCCGATTCGTCTTCTACTGGATCGTGCCCGGCGCGAGCGGAGAGGTCGGGGAGATCTCGGCGCAGAACCCGCTCGGGCTCGCGGCGATCCTCGTCTGGCCGAGCAGCAGCTACTGGTTCATCTATGCGCTCGCGATCTTCACCTTCGTGACGTGGGCGATCCGCAGGCTCCCGGTGTGGGTGCAGATCACCTCCGCCGCCGTGATCTCGAGCCTGTTCTCGTCGGGACTGATCAACACGACGAACGTCGGATGGAACCGGATCGGCGCCTACCTCGTGTTCTTCGTCGCCGGGGTGCACTTCTCGAAGTGGATCGTGCGGGCGGCCCCGAAGGCGCGCTGGTGGCACGTCGTCGCGTTCGGCGCCGGAGCCCTCGCGGTCGTCGCCCTCCTGCTGCTGCTGCGCGGCACCCACATCCCGGGCCTCGCCCTCATCGGGCAGGTGTGCGCCGTCGGCCTCGGCATCGCCGTCTCGGTGCAGCTCGTGCGGGTGCGCCCGCTCGCGTTCGTGAGCCACCTGGGGGCGAACAGCTACCAGATCTACCTCATCCACCTGTTCGTGATCGCGGCGTCCGTCGTGCTCGTCTCGCTCGTCGCGGGCGACCACACGCCCCGCATCGTGGCGCTGCTGCTGTCGGTGACGGTGGCCGCCGTCGCCATCTACCTGTCGCTCGTCATCGCGCGACTGACCCGGAGGTTCTCTTGGCTCTACGTGCTGCCGCGACGCCGCTCGCGCCGGCCGCGATCGACGTCGGGCGCTCCGGATCCGTCACCGGCAGCCAGCGAGACGCGGGCGGCCCCGTGA
- a CDS encoding O-antigen ligase family protein, protein MTLVPLAAIGVIGATAVAVRFLADSGWEILAALVAATVFAATMFLLPVGWLPAAAVVAFAVVPNRLVPSESIFNALPPISLILAIWVFRRLVLGQSPPTGGLPAPTTPPALRIGTWIAAAAFLAWSLLTAVRSEYSDTGFSWLSSLTVGMLLPLLVPDARAEARTLRSTWLVVGLVAGAYAAVEVVLQGSPVWGTLYDALGYGSSQHWSVYRAEVSFGHPLFAAAFLTPAALLGIGSWLASGRTWHLVAGLVAAVGVVATVSRGAILAVALGAGLALVLALTVIPRRPSRRVAQLTALAVVGGIGVLNFPALTARMDSLDAVRSSQARDIATEVTMRAAANAGWLGSGPGTSGISGREIYDVVIENSLFQLLISVGVPGLALFLALIGLLLLTAARRGDVASAAALAGYVIAITGFNAIDAVRALHLMLGLLLILTLHGAPAPRLHRPPLFPRSPQETRFEIAPGPSRLLSRS, encoded by the coding sequence TTGACGCTCGTTCCGCTCGCCGCGATCGGCGTCATCGGCGCGACGGCGGTGGCCGTGCGCTTCCTCGCGGACAGCGGCTGGGAGATCCTCGCCGCCCTCGTGGCGGCCACCGTCTTCGCCGCGACGATGTTCCTGCTGCCGGTCGGATGGCTGCCGGCCGCGGCCGTCGTCGCCTTCGCCGTCGTGCCGAACCGGCTCGTGCCGAGCGAGTCGATCTTCAACGCCCTCCCGCCGATCTCACTCATCCTCGCGATCTGGGTGTTCCGGCGGCTCGTCCTCGGCCAGAGCCCCCCGACCGGGGGTCTGCCCGCCCCCACCACCCCGCCCGCGTTGCGCATCGGCACCTGGATCGCCGCCGCGGCGTTCCTCGCCTGGTCGCTGCTCACCGCCGTGAGGAGCGAGTACTCCGACACCGGGTTCTCGTGGCTGTCGAGCCTCACCGTCGGCATGCTCCTGCCCCTACTCGTGCCGGATGCGCGGGCAGAGGCCCGGACGCTGCGCTCGACCTGGCTCGTCGTCGGACTCGTCGCGGGTGCGTACGCCGCCGTCGAGGTGGTGCTGCAGGGCTCCCCGGTGTGGGGGACGCTCTACGACGCCCTCGGCTACGGATCCAGCCAGCACTGGTCGGTGTACCGGGCGGAGGTGAGCTTCGGGCATCCGCTGTTCGCGGCGGCCTTCCTCACCCCGGCGGCGCTGCTCGGGATCGGCAGCTGGCTCGCTTCCGGACGCACCTGGCACCTCGTCGCCGGGCTCGTCGCCGCCGTCGGTGTTGTCGCGACGGTGTCCCGCGGCGCGATCCTCGCCGTCGCGCTCGGCGCGGGCCTCGCGCTCGTGCTCGCCCTCACCGTGATCCCGCGCCGACCGAGCCGACGCGTCGCGCAGCTCACCGCCCTCGCCGTCGTGGGCGGCATCGGGGTGCTGAACTTCCCCGCCCTCACCGCACGGATGGACTCCCTCGACGCCGTGCGCTCGAGTCAGGCGCGCGACATCGCCACCGAGGTGACGATGCGGGCGGCGGCGAACGCGGGATGGCTCGGCTCCGGACCCGGGACCTCGGGGATCAGCGGTCGCGAGATCTACGACGTCGTGATCGAGAACTCGCTGTTCCAGTTGCTCATCAGCGTCGGCGTCCCCGGGCTCGCCCTCTTCCTCGCCCTCATCGGGCTGCTGCTGCTGACCGCCGCCCGCCGGGGCGACGTCGCCTCGGCCGCCGCGTTGGCCGGATACGTCATCGCGATCACGGGATTCAACGCCATCGACGCCGTGCGGGCCCTGCACCTCATGCTCGGCCTGCTCCTCATCCTCACGCTGCACGGCGCCCCGGCGCCGCGCCTGCACCGTCCACCGCTGTTCCCCCGTTCACCGCAGGAGACACGATTCGAGATCGCCCCCGGCCCGAGCAGACTGTTGAGCCGCTCGTGA
- a CDS encoding glycosyltransferase → MTATESTASSTRDVIAATAPSYADTPVERLPPVEVVHSLAPPDGRTKYVDMIVEGATAGTTIRYFTWKRVLTGDYDVFHVHWPELTIRGRSRTHRFLRRRALDLLLLRLRVKRIPLVRTVHNVEPHEPGSAAERRSLRRYDRATDLFIRLNPTTDLGPGRDVVTILHGHYRERFAGHPMPSIEPGRLLYFGIIRPYKGVTRLMDVFRTLDRPDLRLRVVGSPSVGQRELVEAACAADPRITSELRYVDDAELVDEIGRAELVILPYREMHNSGSILVALSLDRPVLVSASPSNDALKDEVGPGWIYDYEGELTAEIIEATLDRVRSTPREDRPRLSGRDWDHMGELHHRAYLRAIERLRGRRDRG, encoded by the coding sequence GTGACCGCCACGGAGTCCACCGCCTCGTCAACACGCGACGTCATCGCCGCGACCGCCCCGTCGTACGCCGACACCCCGGTCGAGCGCCTGCCGCCGGTCGAGGTGGTCCACTCGCTCGCGCCGCCGGACGGGCGCACGAAGTACGTCGACATGATCGTCGAAGGCGCGACCGCGGGGACGACCATCCGCTACTTCACCTGGAAGCGCGTGCTCACCGGCGACTACGACGTCTTCCACGTGCACTGGCCGGAGCTCACGATCCGCGGGCGCAGCCGCACCCACCGGTTCCTGCGCCGCCGCGCCCTCGACCTGCTGCTGCTGCGTCTGCGCGTGAAGCGCATCCCGCTCGTGCGCACCGTGCACAACGTCGAACCGCACGAGCCCGGCAGCGCGGCCGAACGCCGCTCACTGCGTCGATACGACCGGGCGACCGACCTGTTCATCCGGCTCAACCCGACGACCGACCTGGGTCCCGGTCGCGACGTCGTCACGATCCTGCACGGCCACTACCGGGAACGCTTCGCGGGGCACCCGATGCCCTCGATCGAGCCCGGGCGGCTGTTGTACTTCGGCATCATCCGCCCCTACAAGGGCGTGACCCGCCTGATGGACGTGTTCCGCACGCTCGACCGGCCCGACCTGCGCCTGCGCGTGGTGGGCAGCCCGAGCGTCGGGCAGCGGGAGCTCGTGGAGGCCGCGTGCGCCGCCGACCCGCGCATCACGAGCGAATTGCGCTACGTCGACGACGCCGAGCTGGTGGACGAGATCGGCCGCGCGGAACTCGTGATCCTGCCCTATCGCGAGATGCACAACTCCGGCTCGATCCTCGTCGCCCTCTCGCTCGACCGGCCCGTGCTCGTCTCGGCATCACCGTCGAACGACGCCCTCAAGGACGAGGTCGGTCCGGGCTGGATCTACGACTACGAGGGCGAGCTGACCGCCGAGATCATCGAGGCGACGCTCGACCGCGTGCGGTCGACGCCGCGGGAGGACCGGCCGCGACTGTCGGGTCGGGACTGGGATCACATGGGGGAGCTGCACCACCGCGCCTATCTGCGCGCCATCGAACGGCTGCGGGGACGTCGTGACCGTGGGTGA
- a CDS encoding lipopolysaccharide biosynthesis protein, giving the protein MTVGDQAPPRGGLAAAGASGAITTFGGQLLRIAIQLTGVVVLARLLDPKDYGLIAMVTAIIGVGEVFRDFGLSSAAIQAKSVSREQKSNLFWINTSIGLALALIVCAASGGIAALYDDERLVLVSLALSSTFLLNGIITQFRADLTRKLQFVRLTSVEVASQLIGLAAGIVLAALGAGYWALVAQQVVHHLVQLVILVIVTDWFPAGIYRRVEMKPFLGFGANIVGAQLLGYASRNADSVVIGATLGAGPLGLYNRAFQLMLLPLNQLNAPSTRVALPILSRLQEDRDRFASFIIFGQSVMLNVVCFVFAFVGAQAYAIIAIALGDQWLASVPIFQILLVAGLFQTAGYATYWAFLAKGLTRSNLHYALVSRPIMVVLVVVGVIWGVNGVAAGYALGSLLLWPLGLWWIGRVSDVPVAAMFWNGMRALIAYSVATAASYLSTYFIDPDELVLRLAVGFTALVAAVALIALIWPRFRRDLVAIAGARRYLRRERSGGAPTPEDSPE; this is encoded by the coding sequence GTGACCGTGGGTGATCAGGCGCCACCGCGCGGGGGGCTCGCGGCGGCCGGGGCGAGTGGGGCGATCACCACCTTCGGCGGACAACTGCTGAGGATCGCGATCCAGCTCACCGGAGTCGTCGTGCTCGCGCGCTTGCTCGACCCCAAGGACTACGGCCTCATCGCCATGGTGACGGCGATCATCGGTGTCGGCGAGGTGTTCCGCGACTTCGGCCTCTCGTCGGCGGCGATCCAGGCGAAGAGTGTCTCCCGCGAGCAGAAGAGCAACCTGTTCTGGATCAACACCTCCATCGGACTCGCCCTCGCCCTCATCGTGTGCGCGGCATCCGGCGGCATCGCGGCGCTCTACGACGACGAGCGGCTCGTGCTCGTGAGCCTCGCGCTCTCGTCGACCTTCCTGCTCAACGGGATCATCACGCAGTTCCGGGCCGACCTGACCCGCAAGCTGCAGTTCGTGCGGCTGACCTCCGTCGAGGTGGCCTCGCAGCTGATCGGCCTCGCCGCGGGCATCGTGCTCGCGGCGCTCGGCGCCGGATACTGGGCGCTCGTCGCGCAGCAGGTCGTGCACCACCTCGTGCAGCTCGTGATCCTCGTCATCGTGACGGACTGGTTCCCCGCGGGAATCTACCGTCGGGTCGAGATGAAGCCGTTCCTCGGCTTCGGCGCCAACATCGTGGGGGCTCAGCTGCTCGGCTACGCGAGCCGCAACGCCGACTCCGTGGTGATCGGCGCGACCCTCGGCGCGGGACCGCTCGGTCTCTACAACCGGGCCTTCCAGCTCATGCTGCTGCCGCTCAACCAGCTCAACGCGCCGTCGACGCGGGTGGCGCTGCCGATCCTCTCCCGCCTGCAGGAGGATCGCGACCGGTTCGCGTCGTTCATCATCTTCGGTCAGTCGGTCATGCTCAACGTCGTCTGCTTCGTCTTCGCGTTCGTCGGCGCGCAGGCGTACGCGATCATCGCGATCGCGCTCGGCGACCAGTGGCTCGCGTCGGTGCCGATCTTCCAGATCCTGCTCGTCGCCGGACTCTTCCAGACGGCTGGATACGCCACCTATTGGGCGTTCCTCGCCAAGGGCCTGACGCGGTCCAACCTGCACTACGCGCTCGTCTCCCGGCCGATCATGGTCGTCCTCGTCGTGGTCGGCGTGATCTGGGGTGTCAACGGCGTCGCCGCGGGCTACGCGCTCGGGTCGCTGCTGCTCTGGCCGCTCGGGCTCTGGTGGATCGGCCGCGTGTCCGACGTCCCCGTCGCCGCCATGTTCTGGAACGGCATGCGAGCCCTCATCGCCTACTCGGTGGCGACCGCGGCCTCGTACCTGTCCACCTATTTCATCGACCCGGACGAACTCGTGCTGCGCCTCGCGGTCGGGTTCACGGCGCTCGTCGCCGCGGTCGCCCTCATCGCCTTGATCTGGCCCCGATTCCGCCGCGACCTCGTGGCGATCGCCGGAGCGCGCCGCTACCTGCGGCGTGAGCGCTCCGGCGGGGCCCCGACTCCAGAGGATTCCCCGGAATGA
- a CDS encoding polysaccharide pyruvyl transferase family protein, which translates to MIRRIIGRTKKTTAEWWLNTGAPGVADRRAFRAAPAPTADRRVHVLVAPPGGGNIGDQALVEAFLENTTGPVRVIVRRAADLVVPAEQAERIEVVELPALLYRVDAAHRRDIVRLRALLTDAVSFTVVGADIMDGRYSPRGSVNRSNVAELAAIAGVDSRILGFSWNGAARPAARRALVRASRAGVRVLLRDPLSAERARRDHVQHVQEVADIVFAAHTVQPGIVHEVLPAGAGQPFAIVNVSGLVAKKVGQLDEYARVIEHLRAKDIPIVLLPHVIRPGADDLDACRALLGAVGSRGITLVERVLRPAEVRGLCAGASFVVTGRMHLAIMAMMNGKPAVTLSTQGKVEGLMRLLGVPQLSVEPTPGFGSRIVDLIDEVRPDDSPARAAIAEHLPHLVDLARRNLDGLPVTTAGRV; encoded by the coding sequence ATGATCCGTCGCATCATCGGACGCACCAAGAAGACCACCGCGGAATGGTGGCTGAACACCGGCGCACCGGGCGTCGCCGATCGTCGCGCGTTCCGCGCGGCTCCGGCGCCGACCGCCGACCGTCGCGTGCACGTGCTCGTCGCGCCGCCCGGCGGTGGCAACATCGGCGACCAGGCGCTCGTCGAGGCGTTCCTCGAGAACACCACGGGCCCGGTGCGCGTGATCGTGCGTCGCGCCGCCGACCTCGTGGTGCCCGCCGAGCAGGCGGAGCGCATCGAGGTGGTCGAGCTGCCCGCCCTGCTCTACCGCGTCGACGCCGCCCATCGCCGCGACATCGTGCGCCTCCGCGCGCTGCTCACCGATGCCGTGTCGTTCACGGTCGTCGGCGCCGACATCATGGACGGGCGCTACAGCCCCCGCGGGTCGGTCAACCGCTCGAACGTCGCGGAACTCGCCGCGATCGCCGGCGTCGACTCGCGCATCCTCGGATTCAGCTGGAACGGCGCCGCACGGCCCGCGGCCCGCCGCGCACTCGTGCGCGCGAGCCGCGCCGGCGTGCGGGTGCTGCTGCGCGACCCGCTCTCGGCGGAGCGCGCGCGGCGCGACCACGTGCAGCACGTGCAGGAGGTCGCGGACATCGTGTTCGCCGCCCACACGGTGCAACCCGGCATCGTGCACGAGGTGCTCCCCGCAGGCGCCGGGCAGCCGTTCGCGATCGTCAACGTCAGCGGACTCGTGGCCAAGAAGGTCGGCCAGCTCGACGAGTACGCCCGGGTCATCGAGCACCTGCGCGCGAAGGACATCCCGATCGTGCTGCTGCCGCACGTCATCCGCCCGGGCGCGGACGACCTCGACGCCTGCCGTGCCCTCCTCGGCGCCGTCGGCTCGCGAGGCATCACGCTCGTGGAGCGCGTGCTGCGTCCGGCGGAGGTGCGCGGTCTGTGCGCCGGCGCGTCGTTCGTGGTGACCGGCCGGATGCACCTCGCGATCATGGCGATGATGAACGGCAAGCCCGCCGTCACGCTCTCCACCCAGGGCAAGGTCGAGGGGCTCATGCGGCTGCTCGGGGTGCCGCAGCTCTCCGTGGAGCCGACTCCGGGCTTCGGCTCCCGCATCGTGGATCTCATCGACGAGGTGCGCCCGGACGATTCGCCGGCGCGCGCCGCCATCGCCGAGCACCTGCCCCACCTCGTCGACCTCGCCCGCCGGAACCTCGACGGTCTGCCCGTCACGACGGCGGGGCGGGTCTGA